Proteins found in one Anopheles aquasalis chromosome 3, idAnoAquaMG_Q_19, whole genome shotgun sequence genomic segment:
- the LOC126576200 gene encoding translin has product MQNSVVKGIFDNFNEYLSKEQELRTEIRDIVRDIDQAAKEAAIALQVIHSSIADVPAACATARTHFEVCRAGYVKLATLIPIGQYYRYNDHWHYMTQRIVFLIALTVYLEKGFLVSRDTAAEILGLCVEQQDGFHLDIEDYLMGVLQLASELSRYAVNSVILGDFEKPLTISKFVADLNSGFRLLNLKNDSLRKRFDALKYDVKKIEEIVYDISIRGLRNDGGAATATAAPPPASTAQETPQ; this is encoded by the exons ATGCAGAATTCGGTCGTGAAAGGGATTTTCGACAACTTCAACGAGTACCTGTCCAAGGAGCAGGAACTGCGTACG GAAATTCGGGACATTGTACGCGACATCGATCAGGCCGCAAAGGAGGCGGCCATTGCTTTGCAGGTTAtccacagcagcatcgccgATGTGCCGGCCGCCTGTGCTACGGCGCGGACACACTTCGAGGTCTGCCGGGCCGGATACGTGAAGCTGGCGACCCTGATCCCGATCGGACAGTACTATCGCTACAATGACCACTGGCACTACATGACGCAGCGCATCGTTTTCCTCATTGCGCTCACCGTTTATCTGGAGAAGGGATTTCTCGTCAGCCGTGATACGGCGGCAGAAATATTGGGCC TATGTGTTGAGCAGCAGGATGGTTTTCATCTCGACATCGAAGACTATCTGATGGGAGTGCTGCAGCTTGCTTCGGAGCTG AGTCGCTACGCCGTCAATTCGGTCATTTTGGGTGACTTCGAGAAGCCTCTGACCATTTCCAAGTTCGTTGCCGACCTCAACTCGGGCTTCCGGCTGCTCAATTTGAAGAACGATTCGCTGCGCAAGCGATTCGATGCGCTCAAGTACGATGTCAAGAAAATCGAGGAGATCGTATACGACATAAGCATTCGGGGACTGCGCAACGATGGtggcgcagcaacagcaacagcagcccctCCGCCAGCTTCTACAGCGCAGGAAACACCACAGTGA